A genomic region of Zea mays cultivar B73 chromosome 6, Zm-B73-REFERENCE-NAM-5.0, whole genome shotgun sequence contains the following coding sequences:
- the LOC103630161 gene encoding G-type lectin S-receptor-like serine/threonine-protein kinase At2g19130 precursor, which yields MLQISMNPLLTLLLLLITSLHAPPCSSASTTTAATATDTLAAGQALASGDRLVSRNGKFALGFFQPTTAVVAGGKSGNITSSPNWYLGIWFNTIPVLTTVWVANRETPIPGPSLKHARLQISSDGKSLAILINQASPGGTMLWSTPSPSAANWSSGASSNTAVLMDTGNLALLGAESPSSSNNNVTTLLWQSFDYPTDVVLPGAKFGRNKVTGFSRQGVTRKSLIDPGLGSYSVEIDASGVVLKRRSPSSVVYWRWSSSSTSTLKLIPILKSILDLDPRTRGLIDPTYVDDSQEEYYMYTSLNESSSRLTFVSLDISGQIKMNVWSHALQSWQAIYSQPADPCTPYATCGAFTTCNGGTTSSSSSFCDCMPGFSRKSPQDWELDDRAGGCVRNTPLHYCTTTSEKNATTTGSTDIFLPIPRVTLPYNHLQSVDGAAAASQSDCEEACRASCSCTAYSYNSSRCSVWHGELFSVNRNDGIDNNSEQVLYLRLASDDSPPGSAGNRRRKPSAGVVAAASIVGGGLLLVLILLLTIWRKRSWRCGTPLYGSQGGGGGVVAFRYTDLSHATKNFSEKLGAGGFGCVFKGVLTGGSTAIAVKRLDGAARQGEKQFRAEVSSLGLIQHINLVKLIGFCCKGHKIRLLVYEHMSNGSLDSHLFQSDGAAAAAALGWNTRYQIAIGVARGLSYLHQSCRECIIHCDIKPENILLDASFAPKIADFGMAAFVGRDFSRVLTTFRGTAGYLAPEWLGGVAITSKVDVYSFGLVLLEIVSGRRNSPEAYSSDDNYHIEYFPVRAIGKLHGGDVRSLVDPQLHGDFDLEEVERVCKVACWCIQDNELHRPTMGEVVRVLEGQQEIDMPPMPRLLAAITQGTGTVTEGSSASSM from the coding sequence ATGCTTCAAATATCCATGAACCCCCTGCTCACCcttctcctcctcctcatcaCTTCTCTTCACGCTCCACCATgctcctccgcctccaccaccactGCAGCGACGGCGACTGACACCCTAGCGGCAGGCCAAGCGCTTGCCTCCGGCGACAGGCTCGTCTCGAGGAACGGCAAGTTCGCGCTCGGCTTCTTCCAGCCAACAACAGCCGTGGTCGCCGGCGGTAAGTCCGGCAACATCACCTCCTCCCCCAACTGGTACCTCGGCATATGGTTCAACACGATCCCAGTTCTCACTACGGTTTGGGTCGCTAACAGAGAGACGCCAATACCTGGGCCCAGCCTCAAGCACGCACGGCTCCAAATCTCAAGCGACGGCAAGAGCCTTGCCATCCTAATAAACCAGGCCAGCCCCGGAGGAACCATGCTCTGGTCCACTCCCAGTCCCAGTGCTGCCAACTGGTCGTCAGGAGCCAGCTCAAACACTGCCGTCCTCATGGACACTGGGAACCTTGCGCTCCTAGGAGCAGAAAGCCCGTCATCATCCAATAATAATGTAACAACCCTGCTGTGGCAGAGCTTCGACTACCCCACTGACGTCGTGCTCCCCGGCGCCAAGTTTGGCCGGAACAAGGTCACCGGTTTCAGCCGCCAGGGCGTCACAAGGAAGAGCCTGATCGATCCAGGCCTCGGCTCGTACTCCGTCGAGATCGACGCCAGCGGGGTGGTCCTGAAGCGCCGCAGCCCGTCGTCGGTGGTGTACTGGCGTTGGTCGTCCTCGTCCACGTCGACGCTCAAGCTCATCCCCATACTCAAGTCCATACTCGACCTGGATCCACGGACCAGAGGCTTGATAGACCCCACGTACGTAGACGACAGCCAGGAGGAGTACTACATGTACACGTCGCTGAACGAGTCGTCGTCTCGTCTGACCTTCGTCTCGCTGGACATCTCCGGCCAGATCAAGATGAACGTCTGGTCGCACGCTCTCCAGTCCTGGCAAGCCATATACAGCCAGCCGGCCGATCCCTGCACCCCGTACGCCACCTGCGGGGCCTTCACCACCTGCAACGGCGGCactacttcttcttcttcttcgttctGCGACTGCATGCCGGGCTTCTCTCGGAAGTCGCCGCAGGACTGGGAGCTCGATGACCGAGCGGGAGGCTGCGTCAGGAACACTCCGTTGCATTATTGCACCACCACCAGCGAGAAGAACGCGACGACGACGGGTTCGACAGACATCTTCCTCCCCATTCCTCGTGTCACGTTGCCCTACAACCACCTCCAGAGCGTGgatggcgccgccgccgcctctcagAGCGATTGCGAGGAGGCCTGTCGCGCCTCCTGCTCCTGCACTGCGTACTCCTATAACAGTAGCAGGTGCTCTGTGTGGCATGGGGAACTGTTCAGTGTAAACCGGAACGACGGCATTGACAACAACTCTGAACAGGTTCTTTATCTCCGCCTCGCGTCCGACGATTCGCCGCCAGGTTCGGCAGGGAACAGAAGAAGGAAACCGAGTGCCGGAGTTGTCGCTGCAGCAAGCATTGTTGGTGGTGGGTTACTGCTGGTGCTCATCTTGCTGTTAACGATTTGGCGAAAAAGATCCTGGCGGTGTGGTACACCATTGTATGGCAGCCAAGGCGGCGGCGGTGGAGTGGTAGCCTTTAGGTACACTGATCTAAGCCACGCGACTAAAAACTTCTCAGAGAAGCTTGGAGCAGGCGGTTTCGGCTGCGTGTTCAAGGGAGTGCTGACCGGTGGCTCGACAGCTATAGCAGTGAAGAGGCTCGACGGCGCCGCCCGCCAGGGGGAGAAGCAGTTCAGGGCTGAGGTGAGCTCGCTCGGACTGATCCAGCACATAAACCTAGTCAAACTGATCGGTTTCTGCTGCAAAGGTCACAAGATCAGGCTGCTCGTGTACGAACACATGTCGAATGGGTCCCTTGATTCTCACCTGTTTCAGAGCgatggtgctgctgctgctgccgcccttggcTGGAACACCAGGTACCAGATAGCCATAGGAGTCGCTAGAGGGCTGTCCTACCTGCATCAGAGCTGCCGGGAATGCATCATACACTGCGACATTAAGCCGGAAAACATACTTCTCGACGCGTCATTTGCTCCTAAAATCGCCGACTTCGGGATGGCGGCGTTCGTCGGGAGGGATTTCAGCAGGGTCTTGACTACGTTCAGAGGAACTGCAGGGTATCTTGCCCCGGAGTGGCTTGGTGGTGTCGCTATTACGTCAAAGGTTGATGTCTATAGCTTCGGTTTGGTGCTGCTGGAGATCGTATCGGGTAGGAGAAATTCGCCTGAGGCGTATAGCAGCGACGACAACTACCACATCGAATACTTCCCTGTGCGAGCTATCGGCAAGCTTCACGGGGGAGACGTGAGGAGTTTGGTGGATCCGCAGCTACACGGCGACTTCGATCTGGAGGAGGTTGAGAGGGTTTGCAAGGTTGCGTGCTGGTGCATCCAGGATAACGAGCTTCATCGCCCGACGATGGGTGAAGTGGTCCGTGTTCTTGAGGGCCAGCAGGAGATCGATATGCCACCGATGCCAAGGCTGCTTGCAGCAATCACACAAGGCACTGGAACTGTCACGGAAGGCTCTAGTGCGTCTTCGATGTAA